The Mustela nigripes isolate SB6536 chromosome 4, MUSNIG.SB6536, whole genome shotgun sequence genome includes a window with the following:
- the IGFBP3 gene encoding insulin-like growth factor-binding protein 3 translates to MQRARPALWAAALIALALLRGPPAARAGAGSAGAGPVVRCEPCDARALAQCAPPPSASACSELVREPGCGCCLTCALREGQPCGVYTERCGAGLRCQPPPGEPRPLQALLDGRGLCANASAAGRLRAYLLPAPSAPGNSSESEEDHSAGSVQGQAVPSTHRVPDARLQPLHTKIDVIKKGHAKDSQRYKVDYESQSTDTQNFSSESKRETEYGPCRREVEDTLNRLKFLDMLSPRGIHIPNCDRKGFYKKKQCRPSKGRKRGFCWCVDKYGQPLPGFDARGKGDIHCYSMDSK, encoded by the exons ATGCAGCGGGCGCGCCCCGCGCTCTGGGCCGCGGCGCTGATCGCGCTGGCGCTACTCCGCGGGCCGCCGGCCGCACGGGCCGGCGCGGGCTCGGCGGGCGCGGGCCCCGTGGTGCGTTGCGAGCCGTGCGACGCGCGCGCTCTGGCGCAGTGCGCGCCGCCGCCCTCCGCGTCCGCGTGCTCCGAGCTGGTGAGGGAGCCGGGCTGCGGCTGCTGCCTGACGTGCGCGCTGCGCGAGGGCCAGCCGTGCGGCGTCTACACCGAGCGCTGTGGCGCCGGCCTCCGCTGCCAGCCGCCGCCTGGTGAGCCACGCCCGCTGCAGGCGCTGCTGGATGGCCGCGGGCTCTGCGCCAACGCCAGCGCCGCCGGCCGCCTTCGCGCCTACCTGCTGCCAGCGCCGTCCGCGCCAG GAAACAGCAGTGAGTCGGAGGAAGACCACAGTGCAGGGAGCGTGCAGGGCCAGGCTGTCCCCAGCACTCACCGGGTGCCCGACGCCAGGCTCCAGCCCCTGCACACCAAGATAGACGTCATCAAGAAAGGGCACGCCAAGGACAGCCAGCGCTACAAGGTGGACTATGAGTCCCAGAGCACCGACACCCAGAACTTCTCCTCCGAGTCCAAGCGGGAGACGGAATAC GGGCCGTGCCGCCGGGAGGTGGAAGACACGCTAAACCGACTCAAGTTCTTGGACATGCTTAGCCCCAGGGGCATCCACATCCCTAACTGTGACCGGAAGGGCTTCTACAAGAAGAAGCAG TGCCGCCCTTCCAAGGGCAGGAAGCGAGGCTTCTGCTGGTGCGTGGACAAGTACGGGCAGCCGCTTCCCGGCTTCGACGCCCGGGGGAAAGGCGACATTCACTGCTACAGCATGGACAGCAAGTAG